In Pseudomonadales bacterium, one genomic interval encodes:
- a CDS encoding RNA-binding transcriptional accessory protein, with translation MSVITARIAEELKVADKQVLAAVELLDDGATVPFISRYRKEVTGGLDDIQLRTLQERLNYLREMEDRRATILNSIQEQGKLTPELQASIEAADTKTRLEDLYLPYKPKRRTKGQIAIEAGLEPLADMLFGDPTLDPEQQAANYVDADKGIADVKAALDGAKFILMERFAEDADLLNSLRQLLKAEAHIFSSVVTGKEGEGAKFSDYFEHHELLVKTPSHRALAMFRGRREGVLSIRIDLPEQSEAVLHPCELMIAKRTNLIDQGRTADRWLAEVVRWTWKVKLCLHLETELLGDLRDMAEKEAINVFATNLKDLLLAAPAGPRATLGLDPGLRTGVKVAVIDSTGQYVDNTAIYPHAPKNQWDQSIHTLAALCKKYSIELVAIGNGTASRETDKLVADLIQQHPQLKLQKVMVNEAGASIYSASEFASREFPDLDVTVRGAISIARRLQDPLAELVKIEPKSIGVGQYQHDVSQVQLANQLDNVIEDCVNAVGVEVNTASAALLKRVAGLNQSIADNIVSYRNTHGSFNNRLQLKAIPRLGEKTFEQAAGFLRVQSGDNLLDRSAVHPEAYALVEQISADIGKPIASLIGDSVTLRNLNPGKYVSEKFGLPTVTDIIKELDKPGRDPRPEFKTARFEEGVETLKDLELGMVLEGTVTNVTNFGAFVDIGVHQDGLVHISALADQFVKDPRTVVKTGDVVKVKVMEVDIPRKRIGLSMRMGDQPGEKTERNTQPKRANKSDHPKNQRPKQQQKMGTFADVFAQAKRKG, from the coding sequence ATTCAGTTGCGCACATTGCAGGAGCGGTTGAATTATTTGCGGGAAATGGAGGATCGTCGCGCAACCATACTTAACAGTATTCAGGAGCAGGGCAAGCTGACCCCGGAGCTGCAAGCATCAATTGAGGCAGCAGATACCAAAACCCGGTTGGAAGACCTTTACTTGCCTTACAAACCGAAACGGCGGACCAAAGGGCAGATTGCCATTGAAGCCGGTTTGGAGCCGCTGGCGGATATGCTGTTTGGCGATCCGACTCTGGATCCCGAGCAACAGGCGGCGAACTATGTGGATGCCGATAAGGGTATTGCTGACGTTAAAGCAGCGCTGGACGGAGCCAAGTTTATTCTGATGGAGCGCTTCGCCGAAGATGCCGACCTGCTCAACAGTCTGCGTCAGTTGCTTAAAGCAGAGGCTCATATTTTTTCCAGTGTGGTTACCGGCAAGGAAGGAGAGGGAGCAAAATTCAGCGATTATTTTGAACATCACGAGCTTTTGGTCAAAACCCCATCTCACCGGGCGTTGGCAATGTTCCGTGGTCGTCGTGAAGGTGTGCTCTCCATTCGTATCGATCTGCCGGAACAGAGTGAGGCGGTTCTTCATCCCTGTGAACTGATGATTGCGAAGCGCACCAATCTTATCGATCAGGGTCGCACTGCAGATAGATGGTTGGCCGAAGTGGTACGCTGGACCTGGAAAGTGAAGCTCTGCCTGCATTTGGAAACGGAACTGCTTGGCGATCTGCGAGATATGGCCGAGAAAGAGGCTATCAACGTATTTGCCACCAATCTGAAAGACCTGCTACTGGCTGCACCAGCAGGGCCACGCGCTACCCTTGGGCTGGACCCCGGCCTGCGCACCGGGGTTAAAGTCGCAGTGATCGACAGTACCGGGCAATACGTGGATAACACCGCTATCTACCCCCACGCACCGAAGAATCAATGGGATCAATCCATTCATACACTCGCTGCACTCTGCAAAAAATACAGTATTGAGCTGGTGGCCATTGGCAATGGCACGGCGTCTCGTGAAACCGACAAGCTGGTGGCCGACCTTATTCAACAGCACCCACAATTAAAATTGCAAAAAGTGATGGTGAATGAAGCGGGGGCTTCTATTTATTCTGCCTCTGAATTTGCCTCCCGTGAATTTCCCGATCTGGACGTAACTGTGCGCGGGGCCATATCCATTGCTCGCCGTCTGCAAGATCCGTTGGCCGAGCTGGTAAAAATTGAACCAAAGTCTATTGGCGTCGGGCAATATCAGCACGATGTCAGTCAGGTCCAGCTGGCTAACCAGCTGGACAATGTGATCGAAGATTGTGTAAACGCGGTGGGTGTAGAAGTTAACACCGCTTCGGCCGCATTGCTGAAAAGAGTGGCCGGACTGAACCAGAGTATTGCCGATAATATCGTCAGTTACCGGAATACTCATGGTTCCTTTAATAATCGTTTGCAGCTGAAAGCCATTCCTCGGCTCGGTGAAAAAACCTTTGAACAGGCAGCCGGGTTTTTAAGAGTGCAAAGTGGTGATAACCTGCTGGATCGTTCAGCCGTTCATCCCGAGGCTTATGCGCTTGTGGAGCAGATTTCTGCAGATATTGGCAAGCCCATTGCCAGTTTGATCGGAGACAGTGTCACGCTGCGTAATCTTAATCCCGGCAAATACGTTAGCGAGAAATTCGGATTGCCAACGGTCACAGACATTATCAAAGAACTTGATAAGCCGGGGCGTGACCCTCGGCCGGAATTCAAAACCGCCCGTTTTGAAGAGGGGGTCGAAACTCTCAAAGATCTGGAGCTTGGCATGGTGCTCGAAGGTACCGTCACCAATGTCACCAACTTCGGCGCCTTCGTGGATATTGGCGTTCATCAGGATGGACTGGTGCATATCTCCGCGCTCGCAGATCAGTTTGTCAAAGACCCGCGCACAGTGGTGAAAACCGGTGATGTGGTGAAAGTGAAAGTGATGGAGGTAGACATTCCCCGCAAACGCATTGGCCTTTCTATGCGCATGGGCGATCAGCCCGGAGAGAAAACAGAGCGAAACACGCAACCAAAAAGAGCAAATAAATCTGACCATCCAAAAAACCAGCGGCCAAAGCAGCAGCAGAAAATGGGTACTTTTGCCGATGTGTTTGCTCAGGCGAAACGGAAAGGGTAG
- a CDS encoding DUF4234 domain-containing protein, with the protein MTTPSDSTYSDVSNNPYATPDSDLSTLKPGAGISIFDRFSTWGVFGLSVITLGIYMVYWLFSRTKQLNSVVENKISDAFIVATVLCYIVNLFSGVLPYLGEGGAPNSFLTIGVSLVAIAGNILFVVWAFKVRNRINEITNSQKGVATWCGPVLTFFFSCFYLQYKINQSLDNLNSTNS; encoded by the coding sequence ATGACTACACCATCTGATAGTACGTACTCCGACGTTTCGAACAATCCTTACGCAACACCAGATTCCGACTTGTCCACACTAAAACCGGGTGCAGGCATTTCTATTTTTGATCGTTTTTCTACCTGGGGTGTGTTCGGTTTATCCGTTATAACTCTTGGTATTTATATGGTGTATTGGTTGTTTTCCCGGACAAAACAACTTAACTCTGTCGTTGAGAATAAAATTTCTGATGCTTTCATTGTAGCCACCGTCTTGTGTTATATCGTTAACCTTTTTAGTGGGGTTCTTCCGTATCTTGGTGAGGGAGGGGCTCCAAATTCTTTTCTAACCATTGGAGTTTCACTTGTTGCCATTGCAGGTAACATTTTATTTGTTGTGTGGGCTTTTAAAGTCCGTAACAGAATCAACGAAATCACAAATAGTCAAAAAGGAGTGGCGACATGGTGTGGCCCGGTTTTGACCTTCTTCTTTAGCTGCTTTTATTTACAGTACAAAATCAATCAAAGTTTAGATAATTTAAATAGTACAAATAGCTAG
- a CDS encoding RDD family protein, whose amino-acid sequence MAYFIDLCWRTLIVSVIGVISLMLGKVGAGFFFITAFLLEWFYPVYFEIFKNGQTPGKKKYGLRVVNDDFTPVSWGNSCIRNLLRSADFLPFLYTFGLISMVVSSKFQRLGDLAAGTLVVYETKNQKQEGLPEGVGAKPSSVRLSAEEQHCFKNFMLRSEIISESRQIELANILRPILKQDGQAGLQELKSIGAWLLGKK is encoded by the coding sequence ATGGCCTATTTTATCGATCTGTGCTGGCGGACGCTAATTGTTTCAGTTATTGGTGTGATTAGCTTGATGCTGGGCAAAGTGGGGGCGGGTTTCTTTTTTATTACCGCCTTTCTTCTTGAGTGGTTTTACCCAGTATATTTTGAAATTTTTAAAAATGGACAGACTCCAGGTAAAAAGAAATACGGGCTACGAGTTGTAAATGATGATTTTACACCAGTGTCTTGGGGTAACTCTTGTATACGAAATTTACTTAGATCTGCAGATTTCTTACCATTTCTTTATACGTTCGGACTGATTAGCATGGTCGTGTCCAGCAAATTCCAGCGTTTGGGAGATTTGGCAGCGGGTACTCTTGTGGTTTATGAGACCAAAAACCAAAAGCAGGAGGGGCTGCCTGAAGGGGTTGGAGCAAAACCCTCTTCGGTTCGGCTGTCTGCTGAGGAACAACACTGTTTCAAAAATTTCATGTTGCGCTCTGAGATTATCAGTGAATCGCGTCAGATAGAGCTTGCAAATATTTTGCGGCCAATATTAAAACAGGATGGGCAAGCTGGGTTACAGGAGCTTAAGTCCATTGGTGCATGGTTGCTGGGCAAAAAGTGA
- a CDS encoding stage II sporulation protein M: MKQQDFEERYSGVWLSFDSAVGDFPDQSSSRSKEFPELYRQICSHLAMARQRHYSQSLISSLNARVMSGHHLLYQRDNRLRMDRFLDLLTVFPVTLRANYSYLLWAFLLFIIPGIIMGVGCYLEDSLIYSLVSPEQVREFEAMYDPAQRKLGRERGSDSDLLMFGYYIKHNISIAFRTFSGGILFGVGTVFFLFYNGLFLGAIAGRLTLVGFASSFYPFVIGHGAFELTAIVFSGAAGLKIGFSLIAPGSCSRLHALKGASRGAIVILYGAAVMLLLAAFLEAFWSSSTTMPAGLKLVVGGLLWLFVIWYCFISKFNHSLVRQIRE, encoded by the coding sequence GTGAAGCAACAAGATTTTGAGGAACGGTATTCAGGTGTCTGGCTGAGTTTTGATTCGGCAGTAGGTGATTTTCCTGACCAATCGAGTTCGCGGTCAAAAGAATTTCCAGAGTTGTATCGACAGATTTGCAGTCATTTGGCAATGGCTAGGCAAAGACACTATTCACAATCTTTGATTTCAAGTTTGAATGCTCGGGTTATGTCTGGCCATCATTTACTTTATCAACGAGATAACCGATTAAGAATGGATAGGTTTTTGGATTTACTTACAGTATTTCCAGTAACTTTGAGGGCCAACTACTCTTACCTGTTATGGGCATTTTTACTTTTTATTATTCCAGGGATCATTATGGGAGTGGGCTGTTATCTCGAAGACTCACTAATCTACAGTTTGGTCTCTCCCGAGCAGGTTCGAGAATTTGAGGCCATGTATGACCCAGCCCAGAGAAAGTTGGGGCGAGAAAGAGGTTCCGATTCAGATTTGTTGATGTTTGGTTACTATATTAAGCACAACATAAGCATTGCTTTTCGTACTTTCTCTGGTGGTATTTTGTTCGGTGTCGGTACAGTTTTTTTTCTCTTTTATAACGGACTGTTTCTTGGAGCAATTGCTGGCCGTTTAACTTTAGTAGGGTTTGCAAGTAGTTTTTACCCTTTCGTAATCGGGCATGGCGCTTTTGAGTTAACAGCAATTGTGTTTTCAGGGGCCGCGGGTTTAAAAATAGGCTTTTCTCTGATTGCTCCAGGGAGCTGTTCGAGGCTTCATGCCTTGAAGGGTGCCTCAAGAGGGGCGATTGTGATCCTTTATGGAGCCGCAGTAATGCTGCTGCTGGCAGCTTTTCTAGAGGCATTTTGGTCATCTAGTACCACGATGCCTGCTGGCCTGAAGCTGGTTGTCGGCGGTTTATTGTGGCTGTTCGTAATTTGGTACTGTTTTATTTCCAAGTTTAACCATAGTTTGGTAAGGCAAATCAGGGAATGA